In the genome of Mytilus edulis chromosome 3, xbMytEdul2.2, whole genome shotgun sequence, one region contains:
- the LOC139515366 gene encoding uncharacterized protein translates to MADEYNMKKKRKRGPYRQKEIIKKDGLPIPVLTLNGSVPTLDLTSNESTEQLHENYIFESEVNQSFVFEDEIQNNLLSKESPAPEASMNKQKHKKLQSTIDHCDQVDAITFEQATEIDLKSDDPELDDILKSLYEETIELEDPFELWEDSNDDEHTFTNFDQNDDLNSDYDLRPLYPGASVTVGAFMLLLALFTTNFGVSSEGTQVLLNIIAFALPFEHNLCTKLHEFKKFFTNLRIPLVKHFYCGHCLGAIENTSLKNCPYEFCKKPFSKNDGNYFLEIPLQNQIQNLFSQENFYERLQHRFMRNTPDGTYEDIYDGKIYKSLNKENGLLSNPDNISFTFNTDGAAVFKSSKVSVWPIFLVINELPYKLRMKRENMILASLWFGSQKPAMGTFLKPFQHSMKNLYNGIECFSPKRGAFLSKGILLCGTADLPARSILCNHIQYNGAYSCWKCEQQGTSAAVGKGQTRVFPFDEANPKGPERTVHNVIENARQALNGTHGTSSVVKGIKGPSWLSFFPEFDIVNGIAIDYMHGVLLGVQKLLLELWFAQKHSSKPFNFFQKLCQVDERLISIRPTTEITRLPRTIQNDLKYWKASEYRSFLLYYGAPVLHGILDQERWSHYLLLVNAMHVLLKYGSTDEEVNEAEMYLLEFCKNFPRLYNGCYMRLNIHQLLHLADCVRNLGPLYTHSCFSFEDKNGALIRMIRGTQNIDSQIVTGVSFLQKLPELKQNCIEKGSVCESIYNSMECPYILKRMKKIGNIGYILGGIKEITLSASENVALHNFFGYELIQMKFQCFKRLELKDCIVYGKSYTRMVKRNNSVIEYKCRGLINFGQVKFFINLVENDQQYYLAFIEKLRCGNYAPKSNILRVSKTAFLEVIPIENITTSCMLVTYDCAQYSYICKFPNKMESD, encoded by the exons ATGGCCGATGaatacaatatgaaaaagaaaagaaaaaggggACCATAcagacaaaaagaaataataaaaaaggaTGGACTTCCGATTCCAGTGTTGACTCTTAATGGTTCTGTCCCTACTTTGGATTTAACATCGAATGAATCAACTGAACAGTTACACGAAAACTACATTTTTGAGTCGGAAGTTAACCAAAGCTTCGTGTTTGAGgatgaaattcaaaacaatttGTTATCCAAAGAAAGTCCTGCTCCAGAAGCCTCAATG aataaacaaaaacacaaaaaa CTGCAGAGTACTATTGATCATTGTGACCAAGTTGATGCAATTACCTTTGAACAAGCTacagaaatagatttaaaaaGTGATGATCCAGAACTGGACGATATTCTTAAATCCCTTTATGAAGAAACAATAGAGTTAGAAGATCCTTTCGAGCTCTGGGAAGATTCCAATGATGATGAACATACATTTACTAATTTTGATCAGAATGATGATTTGAATTCAGACTATGACTTACGACCACTTTATCCTGGAGCTTCAGTAACAGTAGGAGCTTTCATGCTACTTCTTGCCCTATTTACAACAAATTTTGGTGTGTCTAGCGAAGGAACACAAGTGTTATTGAACATTATTGCATTTGCTTTACCATTTGAACATAATCTGTGTACGAAGCTCCATgagtttaaaaagttttttacaaATTTGCGTATTCCATTAGTAAAACACTTCTACTGTGGCCATTGTTTAGGAGCCATTGAAAATACTTCTCTAAAGAATTGTCCATATGAATTTTGTAAAAAGCCATTTAGTAAAAATGATGGAAATTACTTTCTTGAAATACCATTACAGAACcaaatacaaaatttgttttCTCAGGAAAATTTCTATGAAAGATTGCAACATCGCTTTATGCGTAATACACCAGATGGAACCTACGAAGATATTTATGACGGGaaaatttataaatctttaaacAAAGAGAATGGTCTTTTGAGCAATCCTGATaacatttcttttacttttaacACTGATGGAGCAGCAGTATTTAAGAGCAGTAAAGTTTCAGTGTGGCCTATTTTCTTGGTAATAAATGAACTGCCGTATAAACTACGAATGAAAAGAGAGAATATGATACTGGCAAGCTTATGGTTTGGAAGTCAGAAACCAGCAATGGGCACTTTTCTCAAACCATTTCAACATTCAATGAAAAATTTGTATAATGGCATAGAATGCTTCTCTCCAAAAAGAGGAGCATTTCTATCAAAAGGAATATTGTTATGTGGTACAGCAGATCTTCCAGCAAGAAGTATATTATGCAACCATATACAATATAATGGTGCATACTCCTGTTGGAAATGTGAACAACAAGGCACTTCTGCAGCAGTTGGAAAAGGTCAGACGCGAGTATTTCCATTTGATGAGGCAAATCCAAAAGGCCCAGAAAGAACAGTTCACAATGTTATTGAAAATGCTCGTCAAGCATTGAATGGTACACATGGAACAAGTTCTGTAGTAAAAGGAATTAAAGGTCCATCATGGTTGTCTTTTTTCCCAGAATTTGACATTGTCAATGGTATTGCCATTGACTATATGCATGGGGTACTTTTGGGAGTACAGAAACTTTTATTAGAATTATGGTTTGCTCAAAAACATTCTTCTAAACCTTTCAACTTCTTCCAAAAATTGTGTCAGGTTGATGAAAGACTTATTAGTATACGTCCAACTACTGAAATTACACGACTTCCTAGAACAATACAGAATGACCTTAAATACTGGAAGGCTTCAGAGTACCGATCTTTTCTGTTATATTATGGTGCTCCAGTTCTACATGGAATACTTGATCAGGAACGATGGTCACATTATTTATTGTTGGTAAATGCAATGCATGTTCTTCTTAAATATGGATCAACAGATGAAGAAGTAAATGAAGCAGAAATGTATTTGTTGGAATTTTGTAAGAATTTTCCAAGACTTTACAATGGATGTTACATGCGCTTAAATATTCACCAATTGTTACATTTAGCTGATTGTGTTCGCAATTTAGGTCCTTTATATACTCACAGTTGTTTCTCTTTTGAAGACAAAAATGGTGCCTTAATTAGAATGATTCGTGGTACTCAGAATATTGATAGCCAAATAGTAACTGGAGTATCTTTTCTTCAAAAGTTGCCAGAGTTAAAACAGAACTGCATAGAAAAAGGATCAGTTTGTGAATcaatttataactcaatggaaTGTCCATACATTTTAAAGCGAATGAAAAAAATTGGAAACATTGGCTATATTTTAGGTGGCATAAAAGAAATAACTCTATCTGCTTCAGAAAATGTGGCATTGCATAATTTTTTTGGATATGAGCTTATACAAATGAAGTTTCAATGCTTTAAACGTTTGGAACTgaaggactgtattgtatatGGAAAGTCATATACTCGTATGGTAAAGAGGAACAACTCAGTAATTGAATACAAATGTAGGGGATTAATTAATTTTGGACAAGTCAAGTTTTTCATTAATCTTGTAGAGAATGATCAACAGTACTATttggcttttattgaaaaactaaGATGTGGAAATTATGCACCAAAGTCCAATATTCTAAGAGtttcaaaaactgcatttttggAAGTAATACCAATTGAAAACATAACTACTTCTTGTATGCTAGTTACATATGATTGTGCACAGTATTCATATATTTGCAAATTCCCAAACAAAATGGAATCAgattaa
- the LOC139517090 gene encoding uncharacterized protein, producing the protein MFGLSNLELQFGDESSIHDETVLSTSEERNNLEILPSKPASSADPNLTAPSPDRSNILPSSPSILAERSHAPSTSTPSADRSNTLPLTASLDDYTNQSAGPMPSAYAGSTLKGPLQSTSAETSLTSTWKLCKSLYNVDNSEQTCSNTTLTEMNFPVPSPVVLEFLELITNKEVQNFCLKLSQHYKFKKQEEVITESSTDKEFPLDVMESLDCAPTYSELMPQKNQSLGLRRSPRKHVSSSASFTGNSTCQPYYQTSEECTSTCTQKPTEKFSATKDLNQYQEAPIQQIQMSPFPCPSPLNSQHQSPNIQSSTFSSQHFPSPLNSQHQPPNIQSSTFSSQHFPSPLNSHHQPPNIQSLTFSSQQSPSPLNSQHQPPNIQSSTFSSHQSPSYLNSQHQPPNIQGSTFSSHQSPSPLNSQHQPPNIQSSTFSSHQSPSPLNSQHQPPNIQSSTFSSHQSPSPLNSPSQHVMQSHDSDQSDDNKMVKLLQTSDVQVRRGSLRKANTNASKGATQKSSFKLASSLLPLLFSVDELANSCGQGLKKKANDVRTPLDPVRIGVLKDYVTAWCAKHNRCMQDCQINDAVTEQVSYARKKIKKL; encoded by the exons ATGTTTGGCTTATCAAATTTGGAACTCCAGTTTGGTGATGAGAGTTCCATACATGACGAGACAGTCCTGTCAACATCTGAAGAAAGAAATAACTTGGAGATATTGCCCTCTAAACCAGCAAGTTCTGCAGACCCTAACTTGACAGCTCCATCTCCAGACAGGAGCAACATATTGCCATCCTCTCCTTCGATACTTGCAGAAAGGAGCCATGCACCCTCCACATCTACACCATCTGCAGACAGGAGCAATACATTGCCATTAACCGCTTCGCTAGACGATTATACAAACCAAAGTGCAGGACCTATGCCATCTGCATATGCAGGAAGCACCTTGAAAGGGCCATTGCAGTCAACATCAGCAGAAACATCTTTGACAAGTACATGGAAGTTGTGTAAATCACTGTATAATGTGGATAATTCAGAGCAAACATGCTCTAATACAACATTAACAGAAATGAATTTTCCAG TGCCATCCCCAGTTGTTCTGGAATTTCTTGAGTTGATAACAAACAAAGAAGTGCAAAACTTTTGCTTAAAACTTAGTCAGCATTACAAGTTTAAGAAACAAGAGGAAGTAATTACAGAAAGCAGTACAGATAAGGAG tttCCTTTAGATGTCATGGAATCTTTGGACTGTGCTCCTACATACAGTGAGCTCATGCCTCAGAAAAATCAAAGCCTTGGATTGAGGAGATCACCTAGAAAACATGTGTCTAGCTCTGCTTCCTTCACTGGTAATAGCACTTGTCAACCCTACTACCAAACCAGTGAAGAATGTACTAGTACATGTACTCAAAAACCAACTGAGAAATTTTCTGCAACTAAAGACTTAAATCAGTACCAAGAAGCACCCATCCAACAGATTCAGATGTCACCTTTTCCCTGTCCGTCTCCTCTGAATTCTCAACATCAATCTCCTAACATTCAGAGTTCAACATTTTCCAGCCAACATTTTCCGTCTCCTCTGAATTCTCAACATCAACCTCCTAACATTCAGAGTTCAACATTTTCCAGCCAACATTTTCCGTCTCCTCTGAATTCTCATCATCAACCTCCTAACATTCAGAGTTTAACATTTTCCAGTCAACAGAGTCCGTCTCCTCTGAATTCTCAACATCAACCTCCTAACATTCAGAGTTCAACATTTTCCAGTCACCAGAGTCCGTCTTATCTGAATTCTCAACATCAACCTCCTAACATTCAGGGTTCAACATTTTCCAGTCACCAGAGTCCGTCTCCTCTGAATTCTCAACATCAACCTCCTAACATTCAGAGTTCAACATTTTCCAGTCACCAGAGTCCGTCTCCTCTGAATTCTCAACATCAACCTCCTAACATTCAGAGTTCAACATTTTCCAGTCACCAGAGTCCGTCTCCTCTGAATTCTCCATCGCAACATGTTATGCAGTCACATGATAGTGATCAATCTGATGACAATAAg ATGGTTAAGTTACTGCAGACATCAGATGTACAAGTGAGGCGGGGTAGTTTAAGAAAGGCCAATACCAATGCAAGTAAAGGTGCAACTCAAAAATCATCTTTTAAGCTGGCTAGTTCATTGCTGCCCCTGTTATTCTCTGTTGATGAACTTGCAAATTCATGTGGACAAGGTTTAAAGAAGAAAGCCAATGATGTCAGAACTCCTTTGGATCCTGTTAGAATTGGAGTCTTAAAAG attatGTTACTGCTTGGTGTGCAAAACACAACAGATGCATGCAAGATTGCCAGATCAATGATGCCGTTACAGAGCAAGTCAGCTATGcccgaaaaaaaataaaaaaattgtga
- the LOC139517088 gene encoding spermatogenesis-associated protein 17-like isoform X1, with amino-acid sequence MATMVRLLRQTDQIVEDSYERKNEAELQRQREYLSSVKIQANFRGSQVRSYFTHLNNCATVIQKSWRGYVGRQSFRVIVKNSVLIMKLNHFNAMATQVQKIWRGYYVRKYVYNYYSQKRYLEALIVKNAIVRSELEDYTEQQENLRRRQTEHEERKLNEFLARKNHHLISTEVIPGIYNSPFNPYPSEQEFLSRSVAPLKHEKTKKIGHSYDPTCKSYECPKPKQLPPIVVKPQGPFRDPTEVQKQRYKGFQPTLRVATSFTSLEEARQILKAEEWVTRLNDDIFQPFKRRDRKYEPLLHSTSKFGHLPFGTKYYREEFLDKHITPKQIPLLKPSTKPFKTLVPPIPMFDKLNDTYSQGQV; translated from the exons ATGGCGACTATGGTCAGATTGCTGCGGCAGACTGACCAAATCGTTGAAGATTCGTACGAAAGGAAAAA TGAGGCTGAACTGCAGAGACAGAGAGAATATTTATCATCTGTTAAAATTCAAGCCAATTTTAGAGGATCTCAAGTACGATCATACTTCAC acACTTAAATAACTGTGCTACAGTAATACAAAAGAGCTGGAGAGGGTATGTTGGAAGACAGTCTTTCAGAGTTATTGTGAAg aacaGTGTATTGATTATGAAACTGAACCATTTCAATGCTATGGCAACTCAG gTACAGAAGATATGGAGAGGATATTATGTTAGGAAATATGTGTATAACTATTACAGTCAAAAGAGATATCTGGAAGCACTTATTGTCAAGAATGCTATAGTGAG gAGTGAACTAGAAGACTATACAGAACAGCAAGAAAACTTAAGAAGAAGACAAACAGAACATgaagaaagaaaattaaatgaatttttgGCTCGTAAAAATCATCATCTCATCAGTACAGAAGTTATTCCAGGAATCTATAACTCACCATTCAACCC ttATCCATCAGAGCAAGAATTTTTATCGAGAAGTGTAGCACCACTTAAACATgaaaagacaaagaaaatagGACATTCATATGATCCCACATGTAAAAGCTACGAATGTCCAAAGCCTAAACAGTTACCACCTATAGTTGTGAAACCACAG GGTCCATTCAGAGATCCAACAGAAGTACAGAAACAGAGGTACAAAGGATTCCAGCCAACCTTACGTGTAGCTACATCATTTACATCACTAGAAGAAGCCAGACAAATTTTGAAAGCTGAGGAATGGGTCACAAGACTTAATGATGATAT ATTTCAACCGTTTAAAAGAAGAGATCGTAAATACGAGCCACTGTTACACTCAACTTCCAAATTTGGTCATTTGCCATTTGGAACAAAATATTACAGAGAAGAATTTCTTGATAAACATATTACACCAAAG CAAATACCTCTATTAAAACCATCTACAAAG ccTTTCAAAACCTTGGTCCCACCCATCCCTATGTTTGATAAATTGAATGACACATACTCACAAGGACAAGTGTGA
- the LOC139517088 gene encoding spermatogenesis-associated protein 17-like isoform X4 translates to MATMVRLLRQTDQIVEDSYERKNEAELQRQREYLSSVKIQANFRGSQVRSYFTHLNNCATVIQKSWRGYVGRQSFRVIVKNSVLIMKLNHFNAMATQVQKIWRGYYVRKYVYNYYSQKRYLEALIVKNAIVRSELEDYTEQQENLRRRQTEHEERKLNEFLARKNHHLISTEVIPGIYNSPFNPYPSEQEFLSRSVAPLKHEKTKKIGHSYDPTCKSYECPKPKQLPPIVVKPQGPFRDPTEVQKQRYKGFQPTLRVATSFTSLEEARQILKAEEWVTRLNDDIFQPFKRRDRKYEPLLHSTSKFGHLPFGTKYYREEFLDKHITPKQFYMMQDPEIIE, encoded by the exons ATGGCGACTATGGTCAGATTGCTGCGGCAGACTGACCAAATCGTTGAAGATTCGTACGAAAGGAAAAA TGAGGCTGAACTGCAGAGACAGAGAGAATATTTATCATCTGTTAAAATTCAAGCCAATTTTAGAGGATCTCAAGTACGATCATACTTCAC acACTTAAATAACTGTGCTACAGTAATACAAAAGAGCTGGAGAGGGTATGTTGGAAGACAGTCTTTCAGAGTTATTGTGAAg aacaGTGTATTGATTATGAAACTGAACCATTTCAATGCTATGGCAACTCAG gTACAGAAGATATGGAGAGGATATTATGTTAGGAAATATGTGTATAACTATTACAGTCAAAAGAGATATCTGGAAGCACTTATTGTCAAGAATGCTATAGTGAG gAGTGAACTAGAAGACTATACAGAACAGCAAGAAAACTTAAGAAGAAGACAAACAGAACATgaagaaagaaaattaaatgaatttttgGCTCGTAAAAATCATCATCTCATCAGTACAGAAGTTATTCCAGGAATCTATAACTCACCATTCAACCC ttATCCATCAGAGCAAGAATTTTTATCGAGAAGTGTAGCACCACTTAAACATgaaaagacaaagaaaatagGACATTCATATGATCCCACATGTAAAAGCTACGAATGTCCAAAGCCTAAACAGTTACCACCTATAGTTGTGAAACCACAG GGTCCATTCAGAGATCCAACAGAAGTACAGAAACAGAGGTACAAAGGATTCCAGCCAACCTTACGTGTAGCTACATCATTTACATCACTAGAAGAAGCCAGACAAATTTTGAAAGCTGAGGAATGGGTCACAAGACTTAATGATGATAT ATTTCAACCGTTTAAAAGAAGAGATCGTAAATACGAGCCACTGTTACACTCAACTTCCAAATTTGGTCATTTGCCATTTGGAACAAAATATTACAGAGAAGAATTTCTTGATAAACATATTACACCAAAG CAATTTTATATGATGCAAGATCCAGAAATAATAGAATGA
- the LOC139517088 gene encoding spermatogenesis-associated protein 17-like isoform X3, producing MATMVRLLRQTDQIVEDSYERKNEAELQRQREYLSSVKIQANFRGSQVRSYFTHLNNCATVIQKSWRGYVGRQSFRVIVKNSVLIMKLNHFNAMATQVQKIWRGYYVRKYVYNYYSQKRYLEALIVKNAIVRSELEDYTEQQENLRRRQTEHEERKLNEFLARKNHHLISTEVIPGIYNSPFNPYPSEQEFLSRSVAPLKHEKTKKIGHSYDPTCKSYECPKPKQLPPIVVKPQGPFRDPTEVQKQRYKGFQPTLRVATSFTSLEEARQILKAEEWVTRLNDDIFQPFKRRDRKYEPLLHSTSKFGHLPFGTKYYREEFLDKHITPKRGSGKAFQNLGPTHPYV from the exons ATGGCGACTATGGTCAGATTGCTGCGGCAGACTGACCAAATCGTTGAAGATTCGTACGAAAGGAAAAA TGAGGCTGAACTGCAGAGACAGAGAGAATATTTATCATCTGTTAAAATTCAAGCCAATTTTAGAGGATCTCAAGTACGATCATACTTCAC acACTTAAATAACTGTGCTACAGTAATACAAAAGAGCTGGAGAGGGTATGTTGGAAGACAGTCTTTCAGAGTTATTGTGAAg aacaGTGTATTGATTATGAAACTGAACCATTTCAATGCTATGGCAACTCAG gTACAGAAGATATGGAGAGGATATTATGTTAGGAAATATGTGTATAACTATTACAGTCAAAAGAGATATCTGGAAGCACTTATTGTCAAGAATGCTATAGTGAG gAGTGAACTAGAAGACTATACAGAACAGCAAGAAAACTTAAGAAGAAGACAAACAGAACATgaagaaagaaaattaaatgaatttttgGCTCGTAAAAATCATCATCTCATCAGTACAGAAGTTATTCCAGGAATCTATAACTCACCATTCAACCC ttATCCATCAGAGCAAGAATTTTTATCGAGAAGTGTAGCACCACTTAAACATgaaaagacaaagaaaatagGACATTCATATGATCCCACATGTAAAAGCTACGAATGTCCAAAGCCTAAACAGTTACCACCTATAGTTGTGAAACCACAG GGTCCATTCAGAGATCCAACAGAAGTACAGAAACAGAGGTACAAAGGATTCCAGCCAACCTTACGTGTAGCTACATCATTTACATCACTAGAAGAAGCCAGACAAATTTTGAAAGCTGAGGAATGGGTCACAAGACTTAATGATGATAT ATTTCAACCGTTTAAAAGAAGAGATCGTAAATACGAGCCACTGTTACACTCAACTTCCAAATTTGGTCATTTGCCATTTGGAACAAAATATTACAGAGAAGAATTTCTTGATAAACATATTACACCAAAG AGGGGATCAGGAAAAG ccTTTCAAAACCTTGGTCCCACCCATCCCTATGTTTGA
- the LOC139517088 gene encoding spermatogenesis-associated protein 17-like isoform X2 produces the protein MATMVRLLRQTDQIVEDSYERKNEAELQRQREYLSSVKIQANFRGSQVRSYFTHLNNCATVIQKSWRGYVGRQSFRVIVKNSVLIMKLNHFNAMATQVQKIWRGYYVRKYVYNYYSQKRYLEALIVKNAIVRSELEDYTEQQENLRRRQTEHEERKLNEFLARKNHHLISTEVIPGIYNSPFNPYPSEQEFLSRSVAPLKHEKTKKIGHSYDPTCKSYECPKPKQLPPIVVKPQGPFRDPTEVQKQRYKGFQPTLRVATSFTSLEEARQILKAEEWVTRLNDDIFQPFKRRDRKYEPLLHSTSKFGHLPFGTKYYREEFLDKHITPKPFKTLVPPIPMFDKLNDTYSQGQV, from the exons ATGGCGACTATGGTCAGATTGCTGCGGCAGACTGACCAAATCGTTGAAGATTCGTACGAAAGGAAAAA TGAGGCTGAACTGCAGAGACAGAGAGAATATTTATCATCTGTTAAAATTCAAGCCAATTTTAGAGGATCTCAAGTACGATCATACTTCAC acACTTAAATAACTGTGCTACAGTAATACAAAAGAGCTGGAGAGGGTATGTTGGAAGACAGTCTTTCAGAGTTATTGTGAAg aacaGTGTATTGATTATGAAACTGAACCATTTCAATGCTATGGCAACTCAG gTACAGAAGATATGGAGAGGATATTATGTTAGGAAATATGTGTATAACTATTACAGTCAAAAGAGATATCTGGAAGCACTTATTGTCAAGAATGCTATAGTGAG gAGTGAACTAGAAGACTATACAGAACAGCAAGAAAACTTAAGAAGAAGACAAACAGAACATgaagaaagaaaattaaatgaatttttgGCTCGTAAAAATCATCATCTCATCAGTACAGAAGTTATTCCAGGAATCTATAACTCACCATTCAACCC ttATCCATCAGAGCAAGAATTTTTATCGAGAAGTGTAGCACCACTTAAACATgaaaagacaaagaaaatagGACATTCATATGATCCCACATGTAAAAGCTACGAATGTCCAAAGCCTAAACAGTTACCACCTATAGTTGTGAAACCACAG GGTCCATTCAGAGATCCAACAGAAGTACAGAAACAGAGGTACAAAGGATTCCAGCCAACCTTACGTGTAGCTACATCATTTACATCACTAGAAGAAGCCAGACAAATTTTGAAAGCTGAGGAATGGGTCACAAGACTTAATGATGATAT ATTTCAACCGTTTAAAAGAAGAGATCGTAAATACGAGCCACTGTTACACTCAACTTCCAAATTTGGTCATTTGCCATTTGGAACAAAATATTACAGAGAAGAATTTCTTGATAAACATATTACACCAAAG ccTTTCAAAACCTTGGTCCCACCCATCCCTATGTTTGATAAATTGAATGACACATACTCACAAGGACAAGTGTGA